Within Fretibacterium sp. OH1220_COT-178, the genomic segment GTGCATACTTTTATAATGCCCCTTGCCCCTCCTGTCAAGGGTTCGTCACAGGACACAACCCTGACAAAGCCTCTGAGGCCCTTCACAAACCTCCTGCCATGGGTTAGGATGTATCCGTCACAGGATGTCGATCGACAATTTCTCTAAAACAGAAAAAAGCAACCTGGTAAACTTTTCAAATTTCCACATGAAATTCGCGATGCCCTTCGCTGTCCGGAGGCGAAAGATCGTCGCACCAACCTCATGGGTCCACCGGGAGATACTCTTCAAGCAGCGCACAACCGTCCTTGCCATGGCGGCGGAGCTTCATAACCGCTCGAGAAACCAGTGTTTCTTGCTCTTTTCGTGAGCCTGAACCGACCGTTTTTCGGCACCACGGAACTTTCTATCGATTACGGTTTCCGTAAACCAAATCAAACGATCGAGGAGTGATTATGATGGCGGAGAACAAGGATTATAAATTTGTGGACAAGTACGGCTTCAACGAGGAGCTTCTGAAGGAGGCCTTTGCCGAGGCCCGCAAGATCTACAAGGAGCGCGGCTTCATGCGCAAGATGGGAATGGGAAAGGCCCCGGCGATCACCACCGTCGACATGGCCAAGGCCTGGATGAGCGAGGGACACGTGTTCACGTGCGACCACTCCAACGAGGTCTGCGCCGAGGCGCTCAAGGTCCTCGAGGCGGGAAGAAAGTCCGGCGTGCCGATTTTCCACACCACTACGGGCTACATTGGCGAGCGTCAGTGGGACCTTCCCCGCTGGGACGAGAAGATCCCGATGAGCGCGCTCGACATCAGCTCGCATTGGCTCGAGATCGATCCCAAGCTGAAGCCCCGCCCGGAGGAACCCGTCATCCATAAGAAGTACGCGTCCAACTTCTTCGGTACGCACCTGGCTCAGACCCTGACCTACCTGGGCGT encodes:
- a CDS encoding isochorismatase family protein — its product is MAENKDYKFVDKYGFNEELLKEAFAEARKIYKERGFMRKMGMGKAPAITTVDMAKAWMSEGHVFTCDHSNEVCAEALKVLEAGRKSGVPIFHTTTGYIGERQWDLPRWDEKIPMSALDISSHWLEIDPKLKPRPEEPVIHKKYASNFFGTHLAQTLTYLGVDTVIVMGATSCACVRHTVMDSTGYGFKTVIPEGTIGDRVPGVIEWNLFDMEAKFCDVEPVDVVVKYLEGIDPSVYKKPERKYGN